One Thomasclavelia spiroformis DSM 1552 DNA window includes the following coding sequences:
- a CDS encoding penicillin-binding transpeptidase domain-containing protein: MIYEITKRKVKWIKIVIVLLVVAIITKICYIQIIDRVNIYNKATDLWQRSFPVEANRGVIIDNQGDVLATNLTTSSLVVVPSQIKDLETTSNKLAEILDVDVNVMKEKLSKKVSIQRIQPEGRQLEDEVASKISSLKLPGVYLIKDTKRYYPKGSYLGQTLGFVGIDNQGLLGLELKYDNYLSGSNGSIDYFMDAKSNPLTLYPSVYSAPTSGLDLQLTIDGEIQDIVERELNNAYDTYNPDGIWALAMDPNTGKILAMSSKPDFNPNDYKSADKDVYNHNIPIWKTYEPGSTFKIITFSSALNENLFDMDKDTYFDKGYEIVNGSRIKSWKKGGHGLQTFREVLQNSSNPGFVEIGRRLGKDKLYEYVKKFGLTEKTEIDLPGESKGIMFDYDSFNELEQATVSFGQGISVTPIQLVRAICACVNGGKLYQPYIGDKIINSTTKDVIYEKKPELLRRVISEETSKKVRDALETVVTDGGGKNAYIDGYRIGGKTGTAQKAVNGSYVDGGYILSFVGVAPINDPKIVLYVAMDNPKNCVQYGGTTVAPIARKMLMDILPSMGIEKVTSMRRKTYGPTDVKSVKVENYIGKSKKEISNPELKFKYVGDGDEVIDQLPRVGEYVEAGSTIVIMLG, from the coding sequence ATGATATATGAAATAACAAAAAGAAAAGTAAAGTGGATTAAAATTGTTATTGTATTACTTGTAGTTGCTATAATTACGAAAATATGTTATATCCAAATAATTGATCGTGTTAATATATATAATAAAGCAACGGATTTATGGCAACGTAGTTTTCCAGTAGAAGCTAATCGCGGAGTTATTATAGATAATCAAGGTGATGTTTTAGCTACTAATTTAACTACTTCATCATTAGTAGTTGTTCCTAGCCAAATTAAAGACCTTGAGACAACATCAAATAAATTAGCTGAAATTTTAGATGTTGATGTAAATGTAATGAAAGAAAAATTAAGCAAAAAAGTATCTATTCAACGAATTCAACCAGAAGGAAGGCAGTTAGAAGATGAAGTTGCAAGTAAGATTTCTAGCTTAAAATTACCTGGGGTATATTTAATAAAGGACACTAAAAGATATTATCCTAAAGGTAGTTATTTAGGACAAACATTAGGGTTTGTAGGAATTGATAATCAAGGATTATTGGGTTTAGAGTTAAAATATGATAATTATTTAAGTGGTAGTAATGGTAGTATTGATTATTTTATGGATGCTAAGAGTAATCCATTAACTTTATATCCTAGTGTATACAGTGCGCCAACTTCTGGATTAGATTTACAGCTAACAATTGATGGTGAAATTCAAGATATTGTAGAACGTGAATTAAATAATGCTTATGATACGTATAATCCAGATGGAATATGGGCATTAGCTATGGATCCTAATACGGGTAAAATTCTTGCTATGAGTAGTAAGCCGGATTTTAATCCTAATGATTATAAAAGCGCTGATAAAGATGTGTATAATCATAACATCCCAATTTGGAAAACTTATGAACCTGGATCTACATTTAAAATAATTACTTTTTCATCAGCTTTAAATGAAAATTTATTTGATATGGATAAAGATACTTATTTTGATAAAGGATATGAAATTGTTAATGGTTCAAGAATTAAATCATGGAAAAAAGGTGGGCATGGACTTCAAACATTTAGAGAAGTATTACAAAATTCTTCAAATCCAGGTTTTGTGGAAATTGGTCGTCGTCTTGGTAAAGATAAGTTATATGAATATGTTAAGAAATTTGGTTTAACTGAAAAAACTGAAATTGATTTGCCAGGTGAATCAAAAGGAATTATGTTTGATTATGATTCGTTTAATGAATTAGAACAAGCGACAGTTTCTTTTGGACAAGGAATTTCAGTTACACCAATTCAATTAGTTAGAGCGATTTGTGCCTGCGTTAATGGGGGAAAATTATATCAACCTTATATTGGTGATAAAATTATTAATAGTACAACAAAAGATGTAATTTATGAAAAAAAACCAGAGCTTTTAAGAAGAGTTATAAGTGAAGAAACATCTAAAAAAGTTCGTGATGCATTAGAAACAGTTGTAACTGATGGTGGGGGTAAAAATGCATATATTGATGGTTATCGAATTGGTGGAAAAACAGGAACTGCTCAAAAGGCAGTAAATGGAAGCTATGTAGATGGAGGTTATATTTTATCGTTTGTAGGTGTGGCACCGATAAATGATCCTAAAATTGTATTATATGTGGCAATGGATAATCCTAAAAATTGTGTTCAATATGGTGGTACAACTGTAGCGCCAATTGCAAGGAAAATGCTTATGGATATTTTACCAAGTATGGGAATTGAAAAAGTAACATCAATGCGTAGAAAAACATATGGACCTACAGATGTTAAATCAGTTAAAGTAGAGAATTATATAGGTAAAAGTAAAAAAGAAATTAGTAATCCAGAGTTGAAATTTAAATATGTTGGTGATGGTGATGAAGTGATTGATCAACTTCCAAGAGTTGGTGAGTATGTTGAAGCAGGTTCTACAATTGTAATAATGTTAGGATAG
- the rlmD gene encoding 23S rRNA (uracil(1939)-C(5))-methyltransferase RlmD, translating into MKKNLEIKKLGINGEGIGYIDRKIVFVPGALPQEEVVVDLIRQTRSYYEGKLVKVIKPSKNRVVPRCKAYNDCQGCTLLHLNYYKQLTEKKEAIREAIRKYTNYNLEETVFKDVIASPKQEGFITSVNLPIVEFKGKITFGIYQRNSKYLTLMTKCFKQNPLINETLVALEGILTRNHCKIYNDKFKTGLRFIKIKLVDKKLQLVFITGRDGLNDEVVKEISKLTSVASIYMSVNTSKHQEFDDAGYTKLYGLSRLEMVGNDKKYLVSIKSKLPENILAYNKQISCMKTMLEDSNKIISLNCGIGLLEMELDQEVIAIDEKKYHIEDAKINNKRKENVIFVAGSIDNKIVVYAKKKIYDTLVIQNERFGLSDTVKNSIKIAKIKTIVYSCQSYSTLAKDLADLENSYRLERIVAIDSSCHNSYLTTIVKLVRK; encoded by the coding sequence ATGAAAAAAAATTTAGAAATTAAAAAATTAGGAATTAATGGTGAGGGAATTGGATATATCGATCGTAAGATTGTTTTTGTGCCAGGAGCTTTACCTCAAGAAGAAGTTGTAGTTGATTTGATAAGACAAACACGTTCTTATTATGAAGGTAAGTTAGTTAAGGTCATTAAACCTTCTAAAAATCGAGTTGTTCCTCGTTGTAAGGCATATAATGATTGTCAAGGGTGTACTTTGTTGCATTTAAATTATTATAAACAACTTACCGAAAAGAAAGAAGCGATACGTGAAGCTATTAGAAAATATACTAATTATAATTTGGAGGAAACAGTATTTAAAGATGTAATTGCTTCACCAAAGCAAGAAGGGTTTATTACAAGCGTTAATCTTCCAATTGTTGAATTTAAAGGAAAGATCACTTTTGGTATATATCAACGTAATAGTAAATATTTAACGTTAATGACAAAATGCTTTAAACAAAATCCATTAATAAATGAAACATTAGTTGCTTTAGAAGGTATCTTAACGCGTAATCATTGTAAAATCTATAATGATAAATTTAAAACTGGTTTACGATTTATTAAAATAAAATTAGTAGATAAAAAACTACAGTTAGTTTTTATTACTGGACGTGATGGACTAAATGATGAGGTAGTAAAAGAAATTAGTAAATTGACAAGCGTAGCTAGTATTTATATGTCTGTCAATACTTCTAAACATCAAGAATTCGATGATGCTGGATATACAAAGCTATATGGATTGAGTCGTTTAGAGATGGTTGGTAATGATAAAAAGTATTTAGTATCGATAAAATCAAAACTACCTGAAAATATTCTTGCTTATAATAAACAAATTAGTTGTATGAAAACTATGTTAGAAGATAGTAATAAGATTATTTCTTTAAATTGTGGAATAGGTCTTTTGGAAATGGAATTAGATCAGGAAGTTATTGCTATTGATGAAAAGAAGTATCATATTGAAGATGCTAAAATCAATAATAAAAGAAAAGAAAATGTTATTTTTGTAGCTGGAAGTATCGACAATAAAATAGTAGTATATGCAAAGAAAAAAATATATGATACATTAGTTATTCAAAATGAACGTTTTGGATTAAGTGATACTGTTAAAAATAGTATTAAAATTGCTAAAATCAAAACAATTGTTTATAGTTGTCAATCATATTCTACTTTGGCTAAAGATTTAGCTGATTTAGAAAATAGTTATCGTTTAGAAAGGATTGTTGCTATAGATTCTTCGTGCCATAATTCGTATTTGACAACTATTGTTAAATTAGTTAGAAAGTAG